GTTTAGTTTCACCTGATCagatcaatcagtcagtcagtcagtcaatcagtcagtcagtcagtcagtcagtcagtcagtcagtcagtcagtcagtcagtcagacagtcagacagtcagtcagtcagtcagacagtcagacagtcagtcagtcagtcagtcagacagtcagtcagtcagtcagtcagacagtcagacagtcagtcagtcagtcagtcagtcagtcagacagtcagacagtcagtcagtcagtcagtcagacagtcagacagtcagtcagtcagtcagtcagtcagtcagagggTTTGGATCAGTCTGCTTCATGTTATcatgtctccacctgtctcctGCCTCCTGTATCCTATCTCCTGTCTCCTGCCTCTTGCCTcttgtctcctgtctcctgtctcttgtctcctgtctcttctctcttgtctcctgtctcctgtctcttgTCTCCTGTCTCCTATCTCCTGCCTCTTGTCTCCTGTCTCATGAAGTCATTTGTCTTCTCAGGGGACGTTCTCGCTGATCATCGAGGCCTTACACACGGACTCCAGAGACGACCTGTCCACAGGTAGGAGACACACACGCCTGTCCCTTTCATCTTTCTCTCACATCCATCAGCATCCACTAACCCCTCCCTGTCCTCCACCTGTCCTCCACCTGTAGAGAACCCAGACCGGGTCATCAGCACCCTGACCACGCAGAGACACCTGACGGTTGGAGAGGACTGGTCTCAGGACCTTCACACCGGCGGCCGGACGGAGCTCAAGTACTCGTACCGGTTCGTGTGTGACGAGCATTACCACGGAGACGGCTGCTCGGTGTTCTGCCGGCCCCGAGACGACGCCTTCGGACACTTCACCTGCGGAGAGCGCGGCGAGATCGTGTGCGACGCCGGCTGGAAGGGACAGTACTGCACTGAACGTGAGCATACCTCTATTACCTCATCAGGAGCGTGCACGTGGGCGTGTGAGATGCTGGAAGAAATCCTCTTTGATATATAGGAGATACTTTAAACACCGTGACTacacactttacacacacacagtgactgtAAAGTTCACATGAAGAGTTTTAGTAGTTGTTAAATGATCAGAGTTGCTCTCAGTGATCAGATGCTCAGAGGGCCGTTAGGAGgaaactcctcctcctccctcacacacacacacacacacacacacacacacgaccacTTGATTTATTCTAAGGAAAGTTTTTGGGAATAATCTCACGCGTGCCATAAATTTACATGCTGCCTTCCGATTGGCTGCTGTCGGAGCAGCGCGGCCGCCGATTGGCCGAGGCGGGGGAGGTATTGTTTGAAGTGGGCAGCTGCCGGCAGAGAGGAGACAATGGAGCAGCTGTCGAGCACTGGCAACACACTCACCAGCTGTCCACTCTTATCTGCCCCGATCCGAGACATTAAGGGGACtgggggggtgtgtgtgtgtgtgtgtgtgtgtgtgagcgcgcaCACAGAATGAATAAAAGAGTTTTGACCCGCAgcgaagaagaaaaagagagggtgGTGGGAGGGTTGAgggggtctgtgtgtgtgtgtgtgtgtgtgtgtgtgtgcgtgtgtgtacattCACACACTCCGTTCTTTGTCTCAGCACCATGTTGAGCAGAACATTCTTGCACGGTGGTTCGATGAGGAGAGTTTAAGGTAGCAGCTTTAGGGGTTTTAGGTTTCTCTCATTTTAAAGACTTAGTTCAGATTCAGACGACGACTTTCATCTTCAGGAGTTAAACACTAAACTGAACTTTCATCTTCAGGAGTTAAACACTAAACTGAACTTTCATCTTCAGGAGTTAAACACTAAACTGAACTTTCATCTTCAGGAGTTAAACACTAAACTGAACTTTCATCTTCAGGAGTTAAACACTAAACTGAACTTTCATCTTCAGGAGTTAAACACTAAACTGAACTTTCATCTTCAGGAGTTAAACACTAAACTGAACTTTCATCTTCAGGAGTTAAACACTAAACTGAACTTTGTCTCTGCAGCCATCTGCCTGCCGGGCTGTGACGAGGAGCACGGCTTCTGTGAGAAACCCGGAGAGTGCAAGTAAGTGGTCTCCACCGGACTCACTGTGTTCATcattaattacacacacacacacacatgaggtAACGTGAGTGGACTGACCGGtgttccctcctcctctctaattGGACAACAACAGGTGCAGAGTGGGATTCAAGGGCCGCTACTGCGACGAGTGCATCCGCTACCCGGGCTGCCTCCACGGGACCTGCCAGCAGCCCTGGCAGTGCAACTGTCAGGAGGGCTGGGGGGGGCTCTTCTGCAACCAAggtgaggacagagagagggatgggagttggtgggaggggggggagacAGAAAGGAACCAGAGAGCACCGATGGGCTCTGGTTCGCTGGTGGACAGACGTCCAGGTGTTGAAGGTTAAAGAGTGAAGAGAGGTCACAGATAATCAGTGAAACAGGAAGAATGATCAGTTAAATGCTGTTTAAACAGAAACGTCTTGATTTAACCTCAGCTTCTCTGAGAAGACTCAACATCTTCTGACTGTGACTCACTAAAGCCATGAAGAGagagtgaggagagagagagtggaagaAGCTTTACAAAGTTCAGCTCAGTTTCCTCCAGACATTTCACAGTGtgtaaagagagaagagaacagaacCAGGCATCCAGATAGCAACGTAACAGACATCATCAACAGAGCAGCAGTTGTCTGGAGAGGAACACGAGAACAGGAGGCCGGCTccggaaacacaacaacaggggaagaagagaaagagtcAAGTGTGCCGGAGGACAAAAAGacattctgctgctgctgttgtgccGCCATGTGTTGTGTGCTGTGTCTAATCCACATGTGCTGCTGTGTCTTTCCAGATCTCAACTACTGCACTCACCACAAGCCCTGCATGAATGGAGCCACTTGTAGCAACACGGGGCAGGGCAGCTACACCTGTTCCTGCAGGCCCGGCTTCACGGGGGCCAGCTGCGAGGTCCAGGTCAACCAATGCAACGGGAACCCCTGTCGCAACGGAGGAAGCTGCGCCGTAAGTCCTGTTTTGTTCTCTCTGTGGCTTGGtgcctcttctcttctcttccatcgctctcagagacggagagatgaAACAGATGCAGCGTGTTGACATTGAAACGCAGCCGGTATCAGCCCAGAGACACGTCTTCATGTCGAGCCTGTTCTATTTTCTCCCCGCAGGATTTGGAGAACACATACACCTGCACTTGCCCTCACGGTTTCTATGGCAACAACTGCGAGCTGAGCGCCATGACGTGCGCCGACGGGCCCTGCTTCAACGGCGGCCGCTGTGCCGACAACCCTGAGGGAGGCTACTTCTGCCAGTGCCCCACCGGCTACGCAGGGTTCACCTGTGAGAAGAAGATCGACCACTGCACCTCCAGCCCCTGCTCCAACGGTAAGAGGGACCGGCCCGGCGTCTTCTCGTACCGTCTGTCTTTACTCCCCGAAAGGTGCATTAACATTAACgccactcctcctctctgttctcaGGTGCACGCTGCGTGGACCTCGTCAACTCCTACCTGTGTCAGTGTCCGGATGGTTTCACCGGCATGAACTGCGACCACACCGGAGACGAGTGCTTCGCGTACCCTTGCCAAAACGGAGGGACGTGCCAGGAAGGTCCCGACGGTTACACCTGCACCTGCCCGCCGGGATACACCGGCCGCAACTGCAGCTCGCCCATCAGCCGCTGCGAACACAACCCGTGCCACAACGGCGCCACCTGCCACGAGAGAAACAGCCGCTACGTCTGCGCGTGTGTTCCCGGCTACGGTGGCAGAAACTGCCAGTTCCTGCTCCCGGAGCACGCTGCCATCCGCGGGTCCGAGGTGCCCTGGATGGCCGTGGGCTCCGGCGTGGccctggtgctgctgctgctggcgggCTGCGCCGTGCTCGTTGGATTTTTCCGATCTAAAGTCCAGCGCGGCGGTCAAATAGAAACCGTCGGCGAGGGAGAGACAATAAATAACCTGACTAACAACTGCCACCGCAGTGACCGGGACCTCAGGGACCTCAGGGACATGGCGGTCAGCGTTGTGCCGACGCCGGGCGTCAAAAACATCAACAAGAAGATGGACTTCTGCGGCGGCGATCCCGACGAGGGATCTTCACCGGGGAGGAGCGGATACAAGAGCCGCCATCCGCCCGCAGACTACAACCTCGTACACGAGGTCAACTACGAGCAGGCGGCGAAGGAGGCCATGCTGGAGGCCGCCTGCGAAGACAAGTGCCAATCACCGGACTCGTTCGAGTTCGAGGAGAAACGCAGCAAACGATTAAAATGGTAAATATCCGTcactgaaagtgaaacaaacCAAGTTTCCGTCTCAATGATGAAACTAACCAcgtctttctgtccgtctcaATGATGAAACTAACCAcgtctttctgtccgtctcaATAATGAAACTAACCAcgtctttctgtccgtctcaATGATGAAACTAACCAcgtctttctgtccgtctcaATGATGAACCTAACCAcgtctttctgtccgtctcaATGATGAACCTAACCAcgtctttctgtccgtctcaATGATGAACCTAACCAcgtctttctgtccgtctcaATGATGAACCTAACCAcgtctttctgtccgtctcaATGATGAACCTAACCAcgtctttctgtccgtctcaATGATGAAACTAACCAcgtctttctgtccgtctcaATGATGAACCTAACCACGTCTTTCTGTCcgtctttctgtccgtctcaATGATGAACCTAACCAcgtctttctgtccgtctcaATGATGAAACTAACCGCGTCTTTCTGTCcgtctttctgtccgtctcaATGATGAAACTAACCAcgtctttctgtccgtctcaATGATGAACCTAACCGCGTCTTTCTGTCcgtctttctgtccgtctcaATGATGAACCTAACCAcgtctttctgtccgtctcaATGATGAAACTAACCGCGTCTTTCTGTCcgtctttctgtccgtctcaATGATGAAACTAACCAcgtctttctgtccgtctcaATGATGAAACTAACCAcgtctttctgtccgtctcaATGATGAACCTAACCACGTCTTTCTGTCcgtctttctgtccgtctcaATGATGAAACTAACCAcgtctttctgtccgtctcaATGATGAAACTAACCAcgtctttctgtccgtctcaATGATGAAACTAACCAcgtctttctgtccgtctcaATGATGAACCTAACCACGTCTTTCTGTCCGTCTTTCTGTCCATCTCAATGATGAACCTAACCACGTCTTTCTGTCcgtctttctgtccgtctcaATGATGAAACTAACCGCGTCTTTCTGTCcgtctttctgtccgtctcaATGATGAAACTAAC
This genomic stretch from Sebastes umbrosus isolate fSebUmb1 chromosome 3 unlocalized genomic scaffold, fSebUmb1.pri SUPER_3_unloc_1, whole genome shotgun sequence harbors:
- the dla gene encoding delta-like protein A, whose product is MYLLNMERVILLTVLIMSMLLSQVWCSGVFELKLQEFLNKKGVQGNRNCCVGGLQNHNQNQNQQCECKTFFRICLKHYQPNASPEPPCTYGGAVTPVLGSNSFQVPDSIPESSFSNPVRIQFGFTWPGTFSLIIEALHTDSRDDLSTENPDRVISTLTTQRHLTVGEDWSQDLHTGGRTELKYSYRFVCDEHYHGDGCSVFCRPRDDAFGHFTCGERGEIVCDAGWKGQYCTEPICLPGCDEEHGFCEKPGECKCRVGFKGRYCDECIRYPGCLHGTCQQPWQCNCQEGWGGLFCNQDLNYCTHHKPCMNGATCSNTGQGSYTCSCRPGFTGASCEVQVNQCNGNPCRNGGSCADLENTYTCTCPHGFYGNNCELSAMTCADGPCFNGGRCADNPEGGYFCQCPTGYAGFTCEKKIDHCTSSPCSNGARCVDLVNSYLCQCPDGFTGMNCDHTGDECFAYPCQNGGTCQEGPDGYTCTCPPGYTGRNCSSPISRCEHNPCHNGATCHERNSRYVCACVPGYGGRNCQFLLPEHAAIRGSEVPWMAVGSGVALVLLLLAGCAVLVGFFRSKVQRGGQIETVGEGETINNLTNNCHRSDRDLRDLRDMAVSVVPTPGVKNINKKMDFCGGDPDEGSSPGRSGYKSRHPPADYNLVHEVNYEQAAKEAMLEAACEDKCQSPDSFEFEEKRSKRLKCDASEKRAPEMSACADTKYKSVFVMSEEKDECIIATEV